GTGGTGGGACGGGTGGAGGGCACCGGCGAACGGGTGGGCGTGGCCTGGCTCCGCTCCACCTGCGGCACGTGCCGCTACTGCCTGCGGGGGACGGAGAACCTCTGCCCGCGCTCCGCTTACACGGGGTGGGACGCCGACGGCGGGTACGCCGGCTACCTCGTCGCGCCCCGCGACTACGTCTATCCCCTGCCCGAGGACGTGCCCGCCGAGCGGCTGGCGCCGCTGCTGTGCGCCGGGATCATCGGCTACCGGGCGCTGCTGCGCTGCGAGCTGCCGCCGGGCGGACGGCTGGGGATCTACGGGTTCGGGGCCTCGGCGCACCTGACCGCGCAGGCCGCCATCGCCCAGGGAGCCGTCGTGCACGCGGTGACCAGATCCGCGGCCTCCAGGGCGCTCGCGCTCGAGCTGGGCGCCGCGTCCGCGGGCGACGTACCGCCCGAACCGCTGGACGCGGCCATCCTGTTTGCACCGGTAGGTACCCTGGTACCACCGGCGCTCGAAGCGCTCGACCGGGGCGGCACGTTGGCCGTCGCAGGAATTCATCTGACCGATGTGCCCGTTCTGAACTACGAGCGGCATCTCTTCCAGGAGCGCACGCTGCGCAGCGTGACGGCCAACACGAGGGCCGACGGGCGGGCCTACCTGGAGCTGGCGCTGGCGCATCCGCCACGCGTGACGACGACGCTCTACCCGTGGGAAGAGGCGGACCGCGCACTCACCGATCTGGCGAACGACCAGGTCAACGGAGCGGCCGTCTTGGTGATGAGCTGACCGATTACTTGACGGAGCTTAGCTCCACTCCGCACACTGATGAAGGAAAGTTACATTAGCCTCACAACCACTGGAGATTATTGACGCGGGTCGGGCGCGATCGTAGTGTCCGGTCAATCCCTACAGATCATCGACAGGTCCCGACATCTCCCCGGAGCGGCAAATGAAACGACTGGCAGCGGTAGTTGCGTTGCTGGGTCTTGCCACCGCGACAGCGGCGTGCAGCGGTGGTTCCACCAACAAATCCAGTGGCTCGGGCGGCGGCGGCGGCGGGCTCTTCACCACGATCGACGTGAACAGGCCCGGCATCGACGCGAGCGGCCCGGCGAACCCGTGGGCGCCGAAGGGCAACTCCTTCATCGGCTACAACGCGATGAAGCTGGGCTGGGTCAAGAACCACCTGACCGACCCGAACCAGTTCTACCCCGGCATCGCCGCCAGTTGGGAGATCGCTCCCGACAACTCCTCGGTCACCATCCACATCCAGCCGAACGCCAAGTGGTCCGACGGCAAGCCGGTGACGGCCGAGGACGTCAAGCTCTCGCTCGGACTGGCCTCGACCACCGGCAGCACCGCGTTCGCGATCACGCCGGGTGCGGCGGGCGTGGCGGCCGACGTCCAGGTAGTGGACGACAA
This genomic interval from Nonomuraea helvata contains the following:
- a CDS encoding zinc-dependent alcohol dehydrogenase family protein encodes the protein MRAWVVAEPGPMATRPLELVERDVPEPGPGEVLVRVEACGVCRTDLHLAEGDLQPRRPRTTPGHQVVGRVEGTGERVGVAWLRSTCGTCRYCLRGTENLCPRSAYTGWDADGGYAGYLVAPRDYVYPLPEDVPAERLAPLLCAGIIGYRALLRCELPPGGRLGIYGFGASAHLTAQAAIAQGAVVHAVTRSAASRALALELGAASAGDVPPEPLDAAILFAPVGTLVPPALEALDRGGTLAVAGIHLTDVPVLNYERHLFQERTLRSVTANTRADGRAYLELALAHPPRVTTTLYPWEEADRALTDLANDQVNGAAVLVMS